In Bacteroidota bacterium, the following proteins share a genomic window:
- a CDS encoding aminotransferase class III-fold pyridoxal phosphate-dependent enzyme, with amino-acid sequence MTKKDKMLELFGLNVNYTSGTANHLFYKNDENIEVCVLDVTGSYGINLLGHNNPVVKKIAENISTFPPNFIQGSKSPEKEKLFEKLISRIEDHAGKKNWRCELANTGTEIIELALKICLKKWEKRKLEWHQEQTRTINYLYNGDKGIKKEIQASYAFLKDGPVIIHLKGSFHGKTLGALSVMGNPQYKAEFPMAINGVEILATEEILEDIIAVYVKTYTYFNSKTQRMQQKQCCPVCAVIIEPIQGEGGVVKVPEHFLSALSRIQKKWSIPVISDEIQCGLYRTGPFSALPGKILTADIYCFGKALGAGLAKISALCYQAATFDENIYSYHSSSFSEDFLGCYAANEFLDCIEKSNKDYFPLVEQLQNFASAYPEFVKEVRGEGLMAAIELREEALNNSFITKFFKDLHKLGYWISSILLNREQIRMYPTLTAPMAFRIQPSVQFNNADFLHLTKGLANFFEAVKKGNLQYLFGHLIPLSSQPILKPLPAQVQTNYFPSDAAVFICHPIDLGHLSHIVDLVEGYGDENLEEVLDEVREEQSFTIYHTDSLENAIGEKMNVVFLGIPLTSTSFFKALRSGKRLEWIKKIQDAIDWANEKGARSIGLGQYTSIITGNGMYVNSSSATLTTGNAYTASLAIQAIRLAIQEKKVKNPNICIIGASGNIASVIAETLIKDSAKMTLVYRQDPANSQAIQENIRAFIENSSKGNNFPSQFIGFQNISSSDSSFNELQKAAAPFLSFTHDIETAIHADVIVLGTNQPGAVLYLKHVKKGAIVLDISVPPNASDDLVSRSDITYIKGGIAALPGTGSQEQALESVILPFGPGECFACMAETFGLGFAQIKGKRFTGDLTTKSVMEITRIIEQQGFSLGRKKTERSL; translated from the coding sequence ATGACTAAGAAAGATAAAATGCTGGAATTGTTCGGGCTTAATGTGAATTACACAAGCGGCACCGCTAACCACCTATTTTACAAGAATGATGAAAATATAGAAGTTTGTGTATTGGATGTAACCGGTTCTTATGGGATAAATTTGCTGGGGCACAATAATCCTGTTGTGAAAAAAATCGCAGAAAACATCTCCACTTTCCCTCCTAACTTCATTCAAGGTAGCAAAAGCCCCGAAAAAGAAAAGCTTTTTGAAAAACTAATAAGCCGGATTGAAGATCATGCCGGCAAAAAGAACTGGCGCTGTGAACTGGCAAATACGGGTACGGAGATTATTGAACTTGCTTTGAAAATATGCCTTAAAAAATGGGAAAAACGAAAGTTAGAATGGCATCAGGAACAAACCCGCACCATAAATTATTTGTATAACGGAGATAAAGGAATCAAAAAAGAAATACAAGCTTCCTATGCCTTTTTAAAGGATGGACCTGTAATAATACATCTGAAAGGTAGCTTTCACGGAAAAACTTTAGGAGCCCTTTCTGTTATGGGCAATCCGCAATATAAAGCTGAATTCCCAATGGCTATAAATGGCGTGGAGATATTGGCTACGGAAGAAATTTTAGAAGATATCATAGCAGTTTATGTAAAAACATATACCTATTTCAATTCAAAAACCCAGCGGATGCAACAAAAGCAATGTTGTCCGGTATGTGCTGTGATCATTGAACCGATACAGGGGGAAGGTGGTGTGGTAAAAGTACCGGAACATTTTTTAAGCGCACTGTCCCGCATTCAGAAAAAGTGGAGTATACCAGTAATATCCGATGAAATACAATGCGGATTATACCGCACCGGCCCATTTTCTGCACTCCCTGGAAAAATACTTACTGCCGATATTTATTGCTTTGGCAAGGCACTCGGGGCAGGGCTGGCTAAAATTTCTGCACTTTGTTACCAAGCTGCTACTTTCGATGAAAACATATACTCCTATCACAGTTCCAGCTTTAGCGAAGATTTTCTTGGATGCTATGCTGCCAATGAATTTCTGGATTGTATTGAAAAAAGCAATAAGGATTATTTTCCTTTAGTTGAACAGCTGCAGAATTTTGCTTCAGCGTACCCTGAATTTGTCAAAGAAGTCCGTGGCGAAGGTTTGATGGCAGCCATTGAGCTAAGGGAAGAAGCTTTAAACAATTCTTTTATCACTAAATTTTTTAAGGACCTGCATAAATTAGGTTACTGGATTTCATCCATCCTTTTAAACAGGGAACAAATAAGGATGTATCCAACGCTCACTGCTCCAATGGCTTTCCGTATTCAGCCCTCAGTTCAGTTCAACAATGCTGATTTTCTGCATTTGACAAAAGGACTGGCTAATTTTTTTGAGGCCGTAAAAAAAGGCAACTTACAGTATTTATTCGGCCACTTGATTCCCCTGTCAAGCCAACCAATACTTAAACCATTGCCTGCTCAGGTACAAACAAATTATTTTCCTTCAGATGCGGCTGTTTTTATTTGCCATCCTATTGATCTTGGGCATCTTTCTCATATAGTTGATTTGGTTGAAGGATATGGGGATGAAAATCTTGAAGAGGTTCTTGATGAAGTTCGCGAGGAGCAGTCTTTCACCATTTATCATACGGATAGCTTGGAAAATGCTATTGGGGAGAAAATGAATGTTGTATTCTTAGGCATTCCACTTACCAGCACATCGTTTTTTAAAGCCCTTCGTTCAGGCAAGAGGCTTGAATGGATAAAAAAAATACAGGATGCCATAGATTGGGCCAATGAAAAGGGTGCAAGAAGCATAGGCTTAGGCCAATACACCAGCATCATAACAGGCAATGGAATGTATGTAAATTCATCCTCAGCCACACTCACCACGGGGAATGCTTACACAGCAAGCCTTGCCATTCAGGCGATACGCTTGGCCATCCAGGAAAAGAAAGTAAAAAATCCGAACATTTGTATAATCGGAGCATCTGGAAACATTGCTTCGGTAATTGCAGAAACCCTGATAAAGGATAGTGCGAAAATGACGCTGGTTTACCGGCAAGATCCAGCAAATTCACAAGCAATACAGGAAAACATACGGGCTTTTATTGAAAACAGTTCCAAAGGAAATAACTTTCCTTCCCAATTCATAGGGTTTCAGAATATAAGCTCTTCAGATTCAAGTTTTAATGAATTACAAAAAGCAGCTGCTCCTTTTTTAAGCTTTACCCATGATATAGAAACTGCTATTCATGCTGATGTGATTGTACTGGGAACAAACCAGCCAGGAGCAGTTTTATATTTAAAACATGTCAAGAAAGGCGCCATTGTGCTGGATATATCGGTACCACCTAATGCATCTGATGATCTTGTAAGCCGGAGTGACATAACTTATATTAAAGGCGGTATTGCTGCATTACCAGGAACAGGTAGCCAGGAACAAGCCTTGGAGTCTGTTATCTTGCCTTTTGGGCCAGGCGAATGTTTTGCCTGTATGGCAGAAACATTTGGGCTTGGGTTTGCCCAAATAAAGGGAAAGCGTTTTACCGGTGATTTAACAACTAAATCTGTTATGGAAATTACCCGGATTATTGAGCAACAAGGATTTTCTTTAGGAAGAAAAAAAACAGAAAGAAGCCTTTAA
- a CDS encoding YkgJ family cysteine cluster protein, whose protein sequence is MVMKLQDLADLAKDAEKANNKLTAKLIKTTPRDLDTTAQALHEKAFEKIDCMSCGNCCKTTSPIFYQKDIERLSKHFRIRPAAFIEKYLFFDSEDDFVLKDPAPCPFLGSDNDCMVYEHRPMACREYPHTNRKRFHQLLQLTVKNTFICPAAYEVMEGLKKKYLNPEQNNKD, encoded by the coding sequence GTGGTTATGAAACTTCAAGACCTTGCTGATTTAGCTAAAGATGCTGAGAAAGCCAATAATAAACTTACTGCCAAACTGATTAAAACAACTCCAAGAGATCTTGATACAACAGCCCAAGCCCTTCATGAGAAAGCATTTGAAAAAATAGATTGCATGAGTTGTGGCAATTGCTGCAAAACAACAAGTCCTATATTTTATCAAAAAGATATTGAACGATTATCAAAACATTTTAGAATCAGGCCGGCAGCTTTTATTGAAAAGTATCTTTTTTTTGATTCAGAAGATGATTTTGTACTTAAAGATCCTGCTCCTTGTCCATTTTTAGGTTCAGACAATGATTGTATGGTTTATGAACATCGCCCGATGGCCTGCAGGGAATATCCGCATACAAACCGCAAACGCTTTCACCAATTATTACAACTTACGGTTAAAAACACTTTTATTTGCCCTGCTGCTTATGAGGTTATGGAGGGTTTAAAGAAGAAATATTTAAACCCCGAACAAAACAATAAGGATTAA
- a CDS encoding NAD(P)/FAD-dependent oxidoreductase translates to MKNYDLCVVGGGPTGYAAAMRAIDFGKKVLLIEKSRLGGAGVYDGALASKAMWEYSEKIKTVREIAGNGITEKLTYREINKTVNEAIFERKFQLSCHLRILQEKNGFVNYIKGTGKLISANEVEITKENGTIETIWAENILIATGSRPRKLPNIPVDEKIILTSDGIHHLEDFPKSIVILGAGIIGCEYATIFSNFGRTKVYMIDRADRILPFEDEDVAKVVEENFRKNGVTVHNEAKLERMAIVDGKVEYEISHKDGRREIIKVEKALLSIGRVPNVEGIGLENAGVKLTKAGYIHETDTLTGIPNIYAAGDVSGRLALVNVGEREARHAVVRMFDGPIPPIIYDNISTIMFLNPEIAVVGMNEQEAQSKGITYKLVKYDYSCIARAIAMRKTTGFFKILVTNDKHMKILGMRAVGEHASSAIQAVALLISMNKGIDEITNLMHPHPSIIEGIQECFRMLKGKSIFKASVFKDKLQCYRCENGVCSPL, encoded by the coding sequence ATGAAAAATTATGATTTATGTGTTGTTGGAGGAGGGCCTACCGGGTATGCAGCAGCTATGCGAGCAATAGACTTTGGAAAAAAAGTTTTGTTAATCGAAAAATCCAGACTTGGAGGAGCTGGAGTTTATGATGGGGCGCTGGCTTCAAAAGCAATGTGGGAATATTCTGAAAAAATTAAAACAGTACGTGAGATTGCCGGCAACGGTATAACAGAAAAATTAACTTATAGGGAGATTAATAAAACGGTAAATGAAGCGATTTTTGAAAGGAAATTTCAATTGAGCTGCCATTTGCGTATTCTTCAGGAAAAAAATGGTTTTGTTAATTATATAAAGGGAACTGGAAAGCTTATTTCGGCCAATGAAGTTGAAATTACCAAGGAAAATGGGACTATTGAAACCATTTGGGCAGAAAATATTTTAATTGCAACAGGAAGCAGGCCCAGGAAATTGCCAAATATTCCTGTGGATGAAAAAATAATTTTAACAAGTGATGGAATTCATCATTTGGAAGATTTCCCAAAAAGTATTGTAATATTAGGTGCCGGTATTATTGGATGTGAATATGCCACCATTTTTTCAAATTTTGGAAGAACAAAAGTATACATGATTGACAGGGCGGATAGAATTCTCCCTTTTGAGGATGAAGATGTAGCAAAAGTGGTAGAAGAAAATTTTCGAAAAAATGGAGTAACAGTGCATAATGAGGCCAAACTTGAACGCATGGCTATAGTTGATGGTAAAGTAGAATACGAAATATCCCACAAAGATGGAAGAAGAGAGATAATAAAGGTAGAAAAGGCTTTGTTATCCATTGGAAGAGTTCCAAATGTAGAGGGAATTGGATTGGAAAATGCAGGTGTGAAACTTACAAAAGCAGGATATATTCATGAAACAGATACTCTTACAGGTATTCCTAACATTTATGCCGCAGGAGATGTATCAGGCCGATTGGCTTTGGTTAATGTTGGAGAGCGTGAAGCAAGACATGCAGTGGTGAGAATGTTTGATGGACCTATTCCCCCGATTATTTATGATAATATTTCTACAATAATGTTCCTTAACCCTGAAATTGCTGTAGTTGGAATGAATGAACAGGAAGCCCAAAGCAAGGGAATTACATATAAGCTGGTTAAATATGATTATTCCTGCATAGCAAGGGCCATTGCTATGAGAAAAACAACAGGATTTTTTAAAATATTAGTAACCAATGATAAACATATGAAAATCCTTGGAATGCGTGCTGTTGGAGAACATGCCTCAAGTGCCATTCAAGCAGTGGCACTATTGATTTCAATGAATAAAGGAATTGATGAGATAACAAATTTAATGCATCCTCATCCTTCCATTATTGAAGGTATCCAGGAATGTTTTAGAATGCTTAAAGGAAAATCGATTTTTAAAGCCTCTGTATTTAAAGACAAACTACAATGTTACCGTTGTGAAAATGGTGTTTGTTCTCCACTTTAA
- a CDS encoding S8 family peptidase, giving the protein MIKITSLKIALFSFSLFLFFNVSFSYGQMEKNYRSGELMIQLQKDQTLKDFESAFPAYEILDVISESWKIYLIKFEDSAANEKRMVENFSKSRVVAKIQRNHKVELRNTYPDDPSFGSMWGLNNTGQSGGKVDGDIDAPEAWDITTGGLTATGDTIVVAVIDGGFQLTHQDLNFWKNYGEIPGNGIDDDNNGYIDDVNGWNAYNNNGIITSDNHGTHVAGTIGAKGNNTLGVTGVNWDVQVMAIQGASGNEATVIKAYGYVFDQRKLYDQTNGQKGAFIVSTNASFGVDYGNPANFPLWCGIYDSLGTLGILNAGATANIHINIDNTGDIPTACASPFMVSVTNTDRNDNKNSGAGYGLTTIDLGAPGTAIMSTISGNSYSTLTGTSMATPHVAGTIALMWAAACTDLIQEYKSNPGTIALMMKEFMLNNVDPITALQGITVSGGRLNAHKSLLAVVDYCNSAPMPIVNGDTTCIGTSTELIASSGVVGNEVHWFSNPTGSQIHIGDTLTTPILYQNTTFYAANYDITNATYSNKKSILVKVVNPILALISDTMIEIPGGTAQLWVNANGSTYNWSPASSLNDASASNPMASPNATTTYTVTVTDNDGCIGIDSVKVTVKDITSLSGHSAIPEVKIFPNPFKDVVVFDFSNSFSSGDEVNLQVYDLMGKKVVHAKDISGDKYILERGELTAGIYYYTLEIGKLNIEIRNKLIVVD; this is encoded by the coding sequence ATGATAAAAATTACATCCCTAAAAATAGCTCTTTTTTCATTCTCTCTTTTTTTATTCTTCAATGTTTCCTTTAGTTACGGGCAAATGGAGAAAAATTACCGTTCAGGAGAGTTAATGATCCAATTGCAAAAAGATCAAACACTCAAGGATTTCGAAAGCGCTTTCCCTGCCTACGAAATATTGGATGTTATTTCTGAAAGTTGGAAAATTTATTTAATAAAATTTGAAGATTCAGCAGCAAATGAAAAGCGCATGGTAGAGAATTTTTCAAAAAGCAGAGTGGTAGCAAAAATTCAACGCAACCATAAGGTGGAATTAAGAAACACATATCCTGACGATCCAAGTTTTGGCAGTATGTGGGGACTTAACAATACTGGTCAATCAGGTGGTAAAGTTGATGGGGATATTGATGCTCCTGAAGCCTGGGATATAACAACCGGTGGCTTGACAGCTACAGGAGATACAATTGTGGTGGCTGTTATTGATGGTGGTTTTCAGTTAACTCACCAGGATTTAAATTTCTGGAAAAACTATGGAGAAATACCAGGAAACGGGATTGATGATGACAATAACGGTTATATTGATGATGTAAACGGCTGGAATGCTTATAATAACAATGGAATAATTACTTCCGATAATCATGGAACTCATGTTGCTGGAACAATTGGAGCAAAAGGAAATAATACCCTAGGGGTAACAGGTGTTAATTGGGACGTACAGGTAATGGCAATTCAAGGAGCCTCTGGGAATGAGGCAACTGTAATAAAAGCCTATGGTTATGTTTTTGATCAGCGCAAATTATATGATCAGACAAATGGGCAAAAGGGAGCATTCATAGTATCAACTAACGCTTCCTTTGGCGTTGATTATGGTAATCCTGCTAATTTCCCTCTTTGGTGTGGAATATATGATTCTTTGGGAACACTTGGAATTTTAAATGCTGGGGCAACTGCAAATATTCATATAAATATTGACAATACCGGTGACATTCCAACAGCTTGTGCTAGCCCTTTTATGGTTTCGGTTACAAATACAGACAGGAATGACAATAAAAACAGTGGAGCTGGTTATGGGTTAACAACAATTGATTTAGGAGCCCCTGGAACAGCGATAATGTCAACAATTTCAGGAAATTCATATTCAACTCTTACCGGAACTTCCATGGCTACACCCCATGTTGCCGGTACAATTGCCCTTATGTGGGCTGCAGCTTGTACCGATCTTATCCAGGAATACAAAAGCAATCCAGGTACAATTGCACTTATGATGAAAGAATTTATGCTGAACAATGTTGATCCAATAACTGCGCTTCAGGGCATAACAGTTTCAGGAGGAAGGTTAAATGCGCATAAATCATTACTGGCAGTGGTAGATTATTGCAATTCTGCGCCCATGCCTATTGTTAATGGAGATACAACCTGTATTGGCACCTCCACAGAGCTTATTGCTTCTTCAGGTGTAGTTGGCAATGAAGTTCATTGGTTTAGTAATCCTACTGGAAGTCAGATTCACATTGGAGATACTTTAACAACACCTATATTGTACCAAAACACAACTTTTTATGCTGCAAATTATGATATCACTAATGCAACATACAGCAATAAAAAATCTATTTTGGTTAAAGTTGTAAATCCAATTCTGGCCCTTATTTCTGATACTATGATAGAAATTCCGGGTGGTACTGCCCAATTATGGGTAAACGCAAACGGATCAACTTATAATTGGTCTCCTGCTTCAAGCCTCAATGACGCAAGTGCTTCAAACCCCATGGCATCTCCTAATGCTACAACCACTTATACAGTAACAGTAACTGACAATGATGGATGTATTGGTATTGACAGTGTAAAAGTTACAGTGAAAGATATAACTTCCCTTTCAGGGCATAGTGCAATTCCTGAAGTGAAAATCTTTCCAAATCCATTTAAGGATGTTGTAGTTTTTGATTTTTCTAATAGCTTTTCATCTGGTGACGAGGTAAATCTTCAAGTTTATGATTTAATGGGTAAAAAAGTTGTACACGCCAAGGATATTTCCGGTGATAAATACATTTTAGAACGAGGTGAATTAACTGCAGGTATTTATTATTACACCCTTGAAATTGGAAAATTGAATATTGAAATTCGCAACAAATTAATCGTAGTTGATTAG
- a CDS encoding UvrD-helicase domain-containing protein — MNFTVYKASAGSGKTYTLVKEFLKLSLASPHAESYKGILAITFTNKAASEMKERVINSLKIISGDKKPEGTPAFLLNDLVKELNTTEEIIKTRSAAVLTHILHNYSDLSICTIDKFTHKIIRTFAHDLHLPVNFEIELDEKNLLSKAVDLLISKVGVNPEFTEVLVEFTESKANQEKDWHIERDLRKFAGEMLGDDGSKYLEKLKHLKLSDFIDIKNQIKNYTTAFENELALIGDEATMLIDSVGVEPAAFAGGANGIPKYFSYLKERRTDNYKPTPTVAKNIEADKWHAGKATINDKSDIDSIKDLLKDFFYRADFIVSERFAEYFLLKMIYKYIYSLMVLNEIEKIIAQLKKENNILHISEFNKIISEIVANEPAPFIYERIGERYKHFLIDEFQDTSVLQWQNLLPLLDNSLAGGNFNMIVGDGKQSIYRWRGGEVEQFAMLPKVYKQDSNLLIAERQASLERNYIEKPLSSNFRSKMEVVDFNNRFFNQISTGLFIGYQTIYDNHNQNFRKENQGGYVQVEFLDEKNLAELSLEQTNCIKIHEIINDTLLDGYKLKDIAILFRKNQEASLVARFLIEQGIDVISSESLLINNSKDVRFAVNFLSYLINPADIGLQAKIMQFVLLYKIKNQSEIHNSLSALRPSQLSLEKQLSAKGYVFSSVRLLKLPLYEICEEIFRIFELSEKPNSYIQFFLESVHNFTARNTAGIVSFLEWWEDKKDKLSVVIPQGTNAVNIMTIHKSKGLEFPIVIFPFANWRTKNSKDNFWINLDKSSVVNLSSAVVPANKQLEDTVYAPLYSEEVNKSKLDNMNILYVAMTRPEDRLYIISSLSKYKDLANYFIDYFKAAGQWDCECNTYTFGTKTPSLQRVSKDYPSTYLLDSIISEPWNNKINITRLAPERWDIENLDEQMAYGKLLHLALSRINSIVQIEPVLERMVFEGIILSEEKVKLENKLLQIVTHPKIALWFSPLLNVKNEVEILLPDGSSYRPDKVIIQDKNAVIIDFKTGKRNLKKHSNQLDKYQEVLIDMGFESIQKYLIYTEEIVVEQLM; from the coding sequence ATGAATTTTACTGTTTATAAAGCTTCTGCTGGTTCGGGGAAAACCTATACCCTGGTAAAGGAATTCCTTAAATTATCTCTTGCCTCACCACATGCCGAAAGTTACAAAGGAATTCTTGCAATTACCTTTACCAACAAGGCGGCTAGTGAAATGAAAGAGCGCGTTATTAATTCTCTTAAAATAATTTCAGGCGATAAAAAACCAGAAGGTACTCCTGCATTTTTGCTTAATGATCTTGTAAAAGAACTCAACACTACCGAGGAAATCATAAAAACTAGAAGTGCCGCGGTGTTAACGCATATTTTACACAATTATTCGGATTTAAGCATTTGCACCATTGATAAATTTACACATAAGATCATTCGTACCTTTGCTCATGATTTACATTTGCCCGTTAATTTTGAAATAGAACTGGATGAAAAAAACCTTCTTTCAAAAGCTGTTGACCTTCTCATTTCAAAAGTTGGAGTAAATCCGGAATTTACAGAAGTTCTGGTTGAATTTACAGAATCAAAAGCAAACCAGGAAAAAGACTGGCATATTGAAAGGGATCTGAGGAAATTTGCAGGGGAAATGTTAGGGGATGATGGTTCCAAATACCTGGAAAAACTCAAACATTTAAAGCTTTCTGATTTTATTGATATTAAAAATCAGATTAAAAATTATACAACTGCTTTTGAAAATGAGCTTGCTTTAATTGGAGATGAAGCCACAATGCTTATTGATTCTGTAGGAGTTGAGCCAGCAGCTTTTGCAGGAGGAGCCAATGGGATACCTAAATATTTTTCATACTTAAAAGAGAGAAGAACAGACAACTATAAGCCTACACCCACTGTTGCAAAAAACATTGAAGCGGATAAATGGCATGCAGGTAAAGCTACAATTAATGATAAATCTGACATTGATAGCATTAAAGATTTGTTGAAAGACTTCTTTTACCGGGCTGATTTTATTGTGAGCGAAAGGTTTGCTGAATATTTCTTGTTAAAGATGATTTACAAGTATATTTATAGTTTGATGGTTCTAAATGAAATCGAAAAAATAATTGCCCAGCTAAAAAAAGAAAACAACATCCTTCACATTTCAGAATTCAATAAAATAATTTCTGAGATAGTTGCAAATGAGCCTGCACCCTTCATTTATGAGAGAATAGGAGAGCGGTACAAGCATTTTTTAATTGACGAGTTTCAGGATACCTCTGTTCTTCAATGGCAAAACCTGCTTCCTTTACTTGATAATTCACTTGCCGGTGGAAATTTCAACATGATTGTTGGTGATGGTAAGCAATCCATTTACCGTTGGAGGGGTGGGGAAGTAGAACAGTTTGCAATGCTTCCTAAAGTATATAAACAGGATTCAAATTTACTTATAGCAGAAAGACAGGCTTCTCTTGAACGAAATTACATTGAAAAACCATTGAGCAGTAATTTTCGCTCTAAAATGGAAGTGGTTGATTTCAATAATAGATTTTTTAATCAAATATCAACTGGTTTATTCATAGGCTATCAAACAATTTACGACAATCATAACCAGAATTTCAGAAAAGAAAATCAGGGAGGGTATGTTCAGGTGGAATTTTTGGATGAGAAAAATTTGGCTGAATTAAGCTTGGAACAAACCAACTGCATAAAAATTCATGAAATAATAAATGATACACTTTTAGATGGATATAAATTAAAGGATATTGCAATTTTATTTCGCAAAAACCAGGAAGCATCTTTGGTTGCACGATTTCTTATTGAACAGGGAATTGATGTAATATCTTCAGAGAGTTTACTAATTAATAATTCCAAAGATGTAAGGTTTGCTGTTAACTTTTTAAGTTATCTGATTAATCCCGCTGATATTGGATTACAGGCTAAAATAATGCAGTTTGTTTTGCTTTACAAAATTAAAAATCAGTCTGAAATTCATAATTCGCTTTCAGCTTTAAGGCCATCTCAATTGAGCCTGGAGAAACAATTGTCGGCAAAAGGATATGTTTTTTCTTCCGTTAGGCTACTTAAATTGCCTTTGTATGAAATTTGCGAGGAAATATTCAGGATTTTTGAATTAAGTGAAAAACCAAACAGTTATATTCAGTTTTTTTTGGAAAGCGTTCATAATTTTACTGCACGTAATACTGCAGGAATAGTTAGTTTCCTGGAATGGTGGGAGGATAAAAAAGATAAATTATCCGTGGTAATTCCCCAGGGAACAAACGCTGTAAATATCATGACTATTCATAAATCAAAAGGTCTTGAGTTTCCGATAGTGATATTCCCTTTTGCCAATTGGAGGACCAAAAATTCAAAAGATAATTTCTGGATTAATTTAGATAAAAGTTCCGTTGTTAATCTCAGTTCAGCCGTTGTTCCTGCAAATAAGCAATTGGAGGATACTGTTTATGCCCCTCTTTATAGCGAAGAAGTAAATAAATCGAAACTGGATAACATGAATATTCTTTATGTTGCAATGACACGGCCAGAAGATAGGCTTTACATAATAAGTTCCCTTTCCAAATACAAAGATCTCGCAAATTATTTTATTGATTATTTTAAAGCTGCCGGGCAATGGGATTGTGAATGTAATACATATACCTTTGGAACCAAAACACCATCCCTGCAAAGAGTTTCTAAAGATTATCCTTCCACTTATTTATTGGATTCCATTATCTCAGAGCCCTGGAATAATAAAATAAACATTACAAGGCTTGCCCCAGAACGCTGGGATATTGAAAACCTGGATGAACAAATGGCATACGGTAAATTGCTGCATCTTGCCCTTTCCCGTATTAATTCAATTGTTCAAATTGAACCTGTGCTTGAACGAATGGTTTTTGAGGGAATAATTCTAAGTGAAGAAAAAGTAAAATTGGAAAATAAATTACTTCAAATAGTTACTCATCCAAAAATTGCTCTTTGGTTTTCGCCCCTGCTTAATGTTAAAAACGAAGTGGAAATTTTGCTCCCAGACGGAAGTTCTTACCGCCCTGACAAAGTCATTATTCAGGATAAAAATGCTGTAATAATTGATTTTAAAACTGGAAAAAGAAATTTAAAGAAGCATTCCAATCAGCTTGATAAATACCAGGAAGTTTTGATTGATATGGGATTTGAAAGTATCCAAAAATATTTGATTTATACCGAAGAAATTGTTGTGGAACAGCTTATGTAA